GGAGCGGGCGAGGAAGCTGTTGGGGCGCTTCTCCTCATTGAGTTTGATCAGGGTGCCGGCGTCCACCAGCTCCGCGGTCAGTCGGCCCCACTCCTCCTGCGAGCCATCGGCGAAGACGACCTTCTCCGGCTGGAACAGCTCCACTGCCTCTGCAATCCAGGAAAGGAGCTTCTCGTTGTCGGTCGGTGCAGGCCCCTGCAGGCCCTTGATGGCAGTGGTCATGTGTTCTCCTGACATGTGCGTCACTCGGCAGAGTTCTCTTTTTACAGGTTATCTATTTCGGGACGATCTCGGGCACCTCTCCCGGGTCCCGGATCATCCGGCGGTGATGACCAGCCCGTTTATCCTTGTTCAATTCGGAGCCATGTGCCGGTTTGTTGATCTACGCCACTACGCGGCGCCCCCTTTCCGGGGGTGGAATCGGCGGGCAAACCCCACGATGCGGCCCGTCCGTCCGCTCCGGTGTGGTCGTCGCCACCCGCCAGGCCCCAGGCCGCCCGGTGCGGGTCGGCCGAGTACACGTCAAATCCGCCGTCGCCGTGGATGCTGGAGATGTGGTCGATCTCTCCGTCCCCGTCCAGATCAGCGTAAATGGTAATTCCATTGCTGTCGCTGAGGGTGACGGAATCGGCGCCCGCCGCCCCGAGCGCGTACTCCTCCCCACCGAGCCGCAGGGTCAGGTCACCCTCCCCCGCGGGGGTACCCGCCGCGATCACCTCGAGCCCGTGCAGGCTCAGCCACCACTGCTCCATCGTCTCCTCCGTCTCCACTCAGTCCTGCGCCCGGGCCAGTTCCCGCCGCAGCCACGCACCAGGCCCGGTGCTGGTCATACCCGGCGCGGCGAGGTGTCGCCGGAGGTGGGCACCTTCCCGCTCCGCCCACCTCGCCCATGCGTATCGACGCCCCGACCGCCACCGCAGCCAGCCCGTCACCGCCGCCACCGCGCACCCGGCGACGACCGCCCCGGCCGGGTGCAGCGCCCAGGTGAGTCGGCCCACCGTGACGCCCGCGGCCGCGGCCACCAGCAGGGCCTGTGCCATGACCGGCAGCGGGTCGGGCCGCGGGCCGAGCATCCGCCCGTGGTCGGCGGCCAGGGTCCCGAGATCCGCGGCGACACCGGCCCCGTCCTCGCGGGCCCGGTCGAGCAGGCGGGTGAGCTCGGCGTCCGCGTGCGCGAGACGGCGTCGCTCCAGCCCGGCGGCCGCCCGCTCCCAGGCGCCCGGCCGGGCGGTGGGGAGGGTGCGGGGACGGGCGAGGGCGAGGTGGAGGGCGTCGAGAAGCGGGAGGCCGGGACGCACCACCGTGCCCTCGACGCCCGCGGGGAGCGGGGCGGTGGAGACGAGCCGGCCGGTCCGCCGGGCGGCGTCGGCGAGCGTGACGGCATCGGCGTCGGTCCAGCCGCCGGGCGGGGCGGCGGCGATGACGGCGTCGACCTCGGCGTGATCGACCAGGTCCGTCCCGGACAGGTCCGCGACCGCCACGGCGCGGGTCGCCGGGTCGGGGCCGATGACGGTGACCTGGGGGACCCGGGGTGTGGCGGACAGCGCCGGGGCCACGCCGGCGATGGCGGTCAGGGCCGCCGCATGTCCGGGGTGACGGCGCGCCAGGGCGTTCAGCTCCCCGGCGAGCAACCGGGTACGCACCGTGACCAGCGAGGCCTCGATCTCCGCCCGGAGCCGCTCCGGCGACCGGAGGTCGGGCACGACGAGGATGAGGCACGGCCCCGCCTCGACGCGGGCGCGGATCGCGGCGGTGAGGGGACCGGGGTGAGCGAGCACGGCGGCGTCGACACCCGGGCTCAGCGCCGGCCACGTGACGGTGACCTCCCGGATCCCCTCCCACCCCAGCGGGACCGGAGCGGCGAGGGTGCAGGCGCCGACCCGGGGCGGGCCGGTGAGCTCGTGCAGGACGCGGCGCAGCTGGACGCCGGCCGGGCAGCCGAACTCGCGCGCGTGGGCCCAGTCGGCTGCGCGGATGAACATGTCGGGTGTCTCCAACGGCCCTCCCCCGGAGCGTGTGGTGACCCCAGCATGACCCGTCCACCCGCCGCCCGCAACCGGAGCCCGGCTTATCCGAGCGCGTTGCGGGCCCGATGGGCCCGCGCGTGCGCCCATTCGCTGAGCCCGCGCACCGCACGCTCCGCGAGCAGGGACACCAGCGCCACCCGCCACGGGGCCGCCACGACCGTGCTCACATGGTACGACTGCGTCTGCCACGGTTCCTTGTAGTCACTCTCGCCGATCATGTGGTCGAACTCGGTGATACCGGCCTCCGCGCTGGCGTTGACCGTGTGCTCGATGAGCTGGTGGCCGACGGACAGATCGCGGTAGGCGGGATCGAATCGCGTCAACCAGGCCTCGGCCCGGCCACCGGAGAGAATCATGACGTCGAAGGCGGCGAGCTGACCACCCACCCGGAGCAGCACGATCCGCAGCGCGCCACGGTCCGCCTCCTCCGACAGGAACGACCGGGCGAACTCGCCGTGGACACCCGCGGTGAGATTGAGACGGGCCTCCTTCTCCGCCGCCTCGGCGACGGCGGCCACCCGGACCATCTCCGGCCACACCCGGGCGAAGTGCTCCGGTGACTGCACCACCTCGAAGGTCACCTCCCCCATCTCGCGGCCGGCCCGGTTGCGGGCGCTGCGCAGGCGCTTGAGAGAACGGCCGCTGCGCAGATCGGCGGCGGTGGTCCCCGGCGGAAGCACCGTGACAGGGCACACGTCATCGAGCTGATGGTTGAGGGTCCACCCGCCGTGATCCAGCAGGGCCCGCACCAGCGGAGAATCCTCCGGCAGGTGGGTCAGCGCCAGCGGGAGGCGTCGGCGGTGCAGGCCGTCGACCAGGGCCACCAGGGCGGCGTCATCCTCCGCGAGTGCCTCACCGACGGTGCCCAGGCCATGGCCCGTCAGCCGGCGCACCGTCACCGTGAGGCGGCTGCGGGTGTGCAGGGGCAGCAGGGCGACGAGCACGCCGTCCCGGTGGACCGTGGCCACGGACAGCCGCCCCTTACCCAGGGTGCGGAACCAGTTCAGGGCGTAGGAGGGGCGCGACGAGAAACGGGTGGAACACCGGTCCGCCAGCTCCCGCCACTGGGCGAGCAGCTCGTCGTCGACCTCGCGGTGCACACTGAACTCCATCGCGGGCCCCGGGGCCGCGGGCAGGTCCGCCGCCCGCGCCAGTTCGGCGAGGATCGTCTCCGCCGAGGCGGCCATGTCGTAGTGCGCGCTGGCGTGCCGGTGTCCGGCCGCCCCCATCCGGGCGCGCAGCTGCGGGTCATCGACGAGCCGGGTGAGGGCCTCGGCGACCGGCCCGGGGTGGTGGGCGTCGACGAGCAGCCCCGTCTCACCGTCGATCACCATCTCCGGGATCGCGCCGTTGGGGTGGGCCACCACGGGCAGGCCGGCGGCCATGGCCTCGAGGATGGCGTTGGGGGCCTGGTCGATGAGGGAGGGCAGGCAGAAGATGTCCGCGTCCGCGAGGATGTCCCACAACCGGTCCTCGCCCGGCTGGAGATCGTTGATCACCGTCAGCCCCTCCTCCGGCGGCAGGGTCTCCAGGGTGATGAGGGTGAGGTCGGCGCGGTCGCGGAGGTGGTTGCGCCAGACGTCGAGAAGCAGGGTGCCGCCCTTGCGTTCCAACGAGGTGCCCACGAACACGATCCCGGGGCGGCGGGCAGGGTCCCGGGGCGGGAGGGGCCGCGCGAAATAGGGCGAGTGGACGCCCATCTCCAGGTGTTCGACCTGCTGCGGTGGGAGTTCGTAGTCCGGGGAGGTCAGCGAGGTCTCGACCGCGCGGGAACAGGCGAACACCTTCGTCGCCGCATCGAGGACCGGGCGCTCGAAGGGGAGGTTGAACACGCTCATCGGCCCGGTGAACCTCGTCGGGGTGCGGTAGGGGATGCTGAACGCGTTGAGCCGCCCGGTGCTGTCGGTGGTGATGACCGACGGCAGGGAACGGAGCAGGTCGGCTCCACCGAGCAGGCAGTTCTGGGTGTAGACGTGCATGGCGTCCACCCCGCCCCGGGCGAGTCGCCGGCGGACCCGGCGGCGCATGTTCCACGAGTGCACGAGCTGCCCGCGAAGTGGTTGCAGGTCCAGGTCCAGGCGGGACAGCAGCGGCACCGGGGCCCGGAGGATCCGCCCGAGCAGCCCGGGATCCTCGCCGTCGATGAACTCCACGGTGACGTCGTCGCGCTCGGCGAGGATGGACCTGAGGGAGCGGTGGACGGTCCGGTGACCGCCGATGTTCTCGTTGACGAAGAGATAGTGCGGGACGCGGGCGGGGCGGGGCGACATTACTTTCCTTCGACGAGGACAGACACCGACAACTGTCGGCTGGCGGGGACGATTCGAATCAGTCTCCCATATATTTACTTTCAACGGCACACACCGGCGAACCTGTTACCCCCTTGTCACCTGCGCGGTCACCAGCGCGGGAAAATTGAAGTTTGACCATCACAAGGGAAGAATGGGACTGATGTCTATCTCCGATTCTCCTGACACTTCCGCAGCTGGTTCTGCCGCCGGTTCCGGCGACGGTCGACCGCTCGGCGACCTGCCCGCCGGCCGCCCCCTGCAGACCGACTTCGGCGACGACCGCGACTACCCGCGCCTCGGTGCCGTGAGCTTCCGTCGCGGCACGCTCACCGAGAACCAGGAGAAGCTCTGGGAGGAGCACTGGCCGCGCCTCGGTCGGCTGCTCGACGACGAGCTCATCGACCTCGACGCCTGGTTCGGCCGTTCCGGTGCGCGCACCATCCTCGAGATCGGCTCCGGCACCGGCACCTCCACCGCGGCGATGGCCCCGCTGGAGGCGGACACCAACATCGTCGCGGTCGAGCTGTACAAGCCGGGCCTGGCGAAACTGCTGGGGTCGGTGGTCCGGGGCGGCATCGACAACATCCGGATGGTGCGCGGCGACGGCGTGGAGGTGCTGGCCCGGATGTTCGAGCCGGCGTCCCTCGACGGCGTGCGCATCTTCTTCCCCGACCCGTGGCCCAAGGCGCGGCACCACAAGCGCCGCATCATCCAGTCGGGCACCCTGCACCTGATCGCCACCCGCCTCAAGCCGGGCGGGGTCCTGCACGTGGCCACCGACCACGCCGGGTACGCGGAGTGGATCTCCGAGCTCGTCGACGTGGAGCCGCTGCTGGAGTACCGGGGCTGGCCGTGGGCGCAGTGCCCGCAGCTGACGGACCGGCAGGTGATCACCAAGTTCGAGGGCAAGGGCCTGGACAAGGACCACACCATCACCGAGTTTCTCTGGCAGCGCAGCAACGCGCCTGCCTAACCCCTATTTTCTGTGAATTGAGACAACCGTGAGCGACCTTCACGAATCGACCCACCACTACGGCTCACCGGCCACCGGCGGCCCCGACAACCTGCTGCTCGTGTGGGACGCCCCGAACCTGGACATGGGCCTGGGCGCCATCCTCGGCGGCCGCCCCACCGCGGCGTACCGGCCCCGCTTCGACGCCATCGGCCGGTGGTTGCTGGCCCGCGCCGGGGAGCTCTCGCACACCTCGGGCACCCACGTCGAGGCGGAGGCGACCGTGTTCACCAACGTCACCCCCGGCGGGGCGGATGTCGTCCGCCCGTGGGTGGAGGCGCTGCGTAACGTGGGTTTCGCGGTCTTCGCCAAGCCGAAGACCGACGAGGATTCCGACGTCGACCCGGACATGCTCGCCCACATCCGCCGGCGTCACGCCGAGGGTGTGCTCAAGGGCCTGGTCGTGGCCTCGGCGGACGGCCAGAACTTCAAGGAGACCATCGACGAGCTCGTCGCCGAGGGCCTGCCCGTCACGGTCCTCGGTTTCCACGAGCACGCCTCCTGGGCTGTCGCCTCCGACACGATCACCTTCGTGGACCTGGAGGAGATCCCCGGGGTGTTCCGGGAGCCGCTGCCGCGCATCAGCCTCGACGCCCTGCCTGACGAGGGTGCCTGGCTCCAGCCGTTCCGTCCGCTGTCCGCACTACTGTCGGGGCGTTCGCACTAGCCCTGTCCGGAAGAGGAGACCATCGTGTTCCTGAAGTGGGGCTATCTTTCCTACCGGTACCGCCGGATCGTGCCGCTGATCCTCATCGCGGCGATTCTCGCGCTGTACGTCATCTTCGGACTGCGCCTCGGCGACCGGATGAGCCAGGAGGGCTGGGACGATCCCGGTTCGTCCTCCACCGCGGCCGCCGCCATCGAGCTGGACACGTTCGGGCGGGACAACTCGGGCGACATCATCCTGCTCTACGAGACGACCGAGGAATCGTCGACCACGCTCAATGATCCGGCGACCTTCGGCGCCATCGCCTCCCACCTGGAGGATCTGCAGGCGCAGTACCCGGAGCAGATCGACCATGTCACCAGTTACTTCGACACCCGCAACGCCCAGCTGATCACCCCGGACGGCGCACAGGCGTTCGCCGCCATCGGACTGAAGGGGGACGCGGAGCAGACGCTCAAGGACTTCCGCATCGTCGAGGACGCCCTGGTCACCGACGACCTGCCGGACCATGTGGTCACCCAGGTGGCGGGCGCCACGGCGGTGGCCGACGCCCTCGACGACGGTATGGCCGGCGACATCCTGCGGGCGGAGATCGTCGCCCTGCCGGTGGTGGCTGTCCTGCTGCTCGTCGTGTTCGGTTCGGTCGTCGCGGCGTTCATGCCGCTGATCGTGGGTATCCTCTCCATCGCCGGTTCGCTGGGCATCCTGTCCATGCTCGCCGGGGTGGTGCAGGTCAACGTCTTCGCCCAGTCCGTGGTCACCCTGCTGGGTCTGGGCCTGGCCATCGACTACGGCCTGTTCATGGTCTCCCGGTTCCGGGAGGAGCTGGACAAGGGTGAGGACGTGCCCACCGCCGTGGCCACGACGACGGCGACGGCGGGTAAGACGGTGGTGTTCTCGGCGGCGATGGTCGCCGTCGCGCTGTCGGGACTGCTCGTGTTCCCGCAGGCCTTCCTCAAGTCCGTCGCCTACGGCGCCATCTCCGCGGTCGGCCTGGCGGCGCTGCTGTCGGTGACGGTGCTGCCGGCGATCTTCGGCATGCTCGGCCACAACATCGACAAGTGGACCATCCGGCGGACGAAGCGCACCGCCCGCCGCCTGGAGGACACCATCTGGTTCCGGATCCCGGCGTGGGCCATGAAGCACGCCAAGCTGGTCACCGTCGGTGTCGCCGGCCTGCTCATCGCATTGACCATCCCGCTGACCGGCATCTCCTTCGGCGGCATCAACGAGACCTACCTGCCGCCGGACAATGACACCCGTGTCGCGCAGGACGAGTTCAACGAGAACTTCCCCGCCTTCCGCACCGAGCCGGTCAAACTCGTGGTCACCGGTGCGGACGAACAGCAGCTGGTGGACATCTACATGCAGACCCGGGAGATCACCGGCCTGTCGTCACCGTTCACCCCGGACTCGGGCACGGTCGACGGCACGACGGTGCTCTCGGCGGGCATCGAGGACCGTGACCTCAACAGCGACGTCGTGGAGCAGCTGCGTGCCATCGAGGTGCCCGAGGGGGTCACCGCCTACATCGGCGGCACCCCGGCGATGGAGATCGAGTCCATCGAGGCGCTCCTGGAGAAGCTGCCGTGGATGGCGCTGTACATCGTCGTGGCCACGTTCATCCTCATGGCGCTGGTGTTCGGCTCACTCATCCTGCCGGCCAAGGCCATCATCATGACGGTCCTCGGACTGGGGGCGACGCTGGGCATCCTCACCGCCATGTTCGTCGGGGGACTGGGCGCCGACCTGTTCAACTTCACGCCGGGCCCGCTCATGTCCCCGGTGCTCGTCCTCATCGTCGCCATCGTCTACGGCCTGTCCACGGACTACGAGGTCTTCCTCGTCTCCCGGATGGTGGAGGCGCGCGACCGGGGTGACACGACGGACGACGCCATCAAGTACGGCACGGCGCACACCGGCTCGATCATCACCGCCG
Above is a window of Corynebacterium suedekumii DNA encoding:
- the trmB gene encoding tRNA (guanosine(46)-N7)-methyltransferase TrmB, which gives rise to MSISDSPDTSAAGSAAGSGDGRPLGDLPAGRPLQTDFGDDRDYPRLGAVSFRRGTLTENQEKLWEEHWPRLGRLLDDELIDLDAWFGRSGARTILEIGSGTGTSTAAMAPLEADTNIVAVELYKPGLAKLLGSVVRGGIDNIRMVRGDGVEVLARMFEPASLDGVRIFFPDPWPKARHHKRRIIQSGTLHLIATRLKPGGVLHVATDHAGYAEWISELVDVEPLLEYRGWPWAQCPQLTDRQVITKFEGKGLDKDHTITEFLWQRSNAPA
- a CDS encoding GNAT family N-acetyltransferase, translating into MSPRPARVPHYLFVNENIGGHRTVHRSLRSILAERDDVTVEFIDGEDPGLLGRILRAPVPLLSRLDLDLQPLRGQLVHSWNMRRRVRRRLARGGVDAMHVYTQNCLLGGADLLRSLPSVITTDSTGRLNAFSIPYRTPTRFTGPMSVFNLPFERPVLDAATKVFACSRAVETSLTSPDYELPPQQVEHLEMGVHSPYFARPLPPRDPARRPGIVFVGTSLERKGGTLLLDVWRNHLRDRADLTLITLETLPPEEGLTVINDLQPGEDRLWDILADADIFCLPSLIDQAPNAILEAMAAGLPVVAHPNGAIPEMVIDGETGLLVDAHHPGPVAEALTRLVDDPQLRARMGAAGHRHASAHYDMAASAETILAELARAADLPAAPGPAMEFSVHREVDDELLAQWRELADRCSTRFSSRPSYALNWFRTLGKGRLSVATVHRDGVLVALLPLHTRSRLTVTVRRLTGHGLGTVGEALAEDDAALVALVDGLHRRRLPLALTHLPEDSPLVRALLDHGGWTLNHQLDDVCPVTVLPPGTTAADLRSGRSLKRLRSARNRAGREMGEVTFEVVQSPEHFARVWPEMVRVAAVAEAAEKEARLNLTAGVHGEFARSFLSEEADRGALRIVLLRVGGQLAAFDVMILSGGRAEAWLTRFDPAYRDLSVGHQLIEHTVNASAEAGITEFDHMIGESDYKEPWQTQSYHVSTVVAAPWRVALVSLLAERAVRGLSEWAHARAHRARNALG
- a CDS encoding MMPL family transporter, encoding MFLKWGYLSYRYRRIVPLILIAAILALYVIFGLRLGDRMSQEGWDDPGSSSTAAAAIELDTFGRDNSGDIILLYETTEESSTTLNDPATFGAIASHLEDLQAQYPEQIDHVTSYFDTRNAQLITPDGAQAFAAIGLKGDAEQTLKDFRIVEDALVTDDLPDHVVTQVAGATAVADALDDGMAGDILRAEIVALPVVAVLLLVVFGSVVAAFMPLIVGILSIAGSLGILSMLAGVVQVNVFAQSVVTLLGLGLAIDYGLFMVSRFREELDKGEDVPTAVATTTATAGKTVVFSAAMVAVALSGLLVFPQAFLKSVAYGAISAVGLAALLSVTVLPAIFGMLGHNIDKWTIRRTKRTARRLEDTIWFRIPAWAMKHAKLVTVGVAGLLIALTIPLTGISFGGINETYLPPDNDTRVAQDEFNENFPAFRTEPVKLVVTGADEQQLVDIYMQTREITGLSSPFTPDSGTVDGTTVLSAGIEDRDLNSDVVEQLRAIEVPEGVTAYIGGTPAMEIESIEALLEKLPWMALYIVVATFILMALVFGSLILPAKAIIMTVLGLGATLGILTAMFVGGLGADLFNFTPGPLMSPVLVLIVAIVYGLSTDYEVFLVSRMVEARDRGDTTDDAIKYGTAHTGSIITAAALIMIVVAGAFGFSEIVMMKYIAFGMIFALAIDATIIRMMLVPAVMHLLREDNWWAPGIIKKAYEKLGHGATPTPAPAQMPAPVHTPVEPAREEPVWEEPAPRHAGVDTHEVHEGELLLDHAVVVDESEAARGGRTTSEDEELVPFAELMRRLQEDRDTKRLER
- a CDS encoding NYN domain-containing protein, translating into MSDLHESTHHYGSPATGGPDNLLLVWDAPNLDMGLGAILGGRPTAAYRPRFDAIGRWLLARAGELSHTSGTHVEAEATVFTNVTPGGADVVRPWVEALRNVGFAVFAKPKTDEDSDVDPDMLAHIRRRHAEGVLKGLVVASADGQNFKETIDELVAEGLPVTVLGFHEHASWAVASDTITFVDLEEIPGVFREPLPRISLDALPDEGAWLQPFRPLSALLSGRSH